In the genome of Patescibacteria group bacterium, the window GTTAAACAAATGTTAGCCAAGGGAATTATTCTTAGGGCCACTGATGCTGCAATTCAAGAGTTATCACAAAAAGGATTTGATCCTATTTTCGGCGCCAGGCCCTTACGTCGTGTGATTCAAGAGAACGTTAATAACGCCTTAGCAGATTTTCTATTAAGCGGTAAGATTGGTAGGCGAGATGTGGTAGTTTTAGATAAGGGCAATCAAATTAGGATAGAAAAGGGCTCTAGCATTTAATATTATAATAATTTTGGCATGCTCATCGGCATTGATGCTTCAAGGGCTAATCGCGCCCACAAAACTGGAGTAGAATGGTATTCTTTTTACCTGATTCAGGAACTAAAGAAAATCCCCGTTAAAGCAGGGGATACTTTTGTCTTATATGGGTCAGGCGAACTAAAAGGAGAGTTAAGTAATTTACCGGGACACTGGTATGCTAAAATATTAAAATGGCCCTTAAAATATTTTTGGACGCAAATCAGATTGTCGTGGGAAATGATGTTTAATCCGCCAGACGTGCTATTTGTGCCTTCACATGCTTTGCCTATTTTTTGCCGAGCTAAGACCGTTATCACCTTGCATGATTTGGGATTTGAAAGATTTCCTAAGGCTTATAGTTTTTGCCAGAAAAATTATCTAAAATTTGTTTATAAGTGGGCTGTTAAGCGAGCCAATAAAATAATCGTGCCTTCAGAATTTACCCGCCAAGAGCTGATTAATCTTTATAAAGCAGAAGAAAATAAAATAGAAAAAATTTATTTGGCCTATCAGCCCGAGACCTTTCGATTAATAAGCGACCAAGAAAAAGCAGAATCCGTATTGATAAAATATAAGATTAAAAAACCATATCTTTTATACATCGGCCGCTTAGAAAAAAAGAAAAATACACTTGGCCTATTAAAAGCCTGGCAAGAGATTTCCCGAGCTGACAATAATTTAAATTTGGTTTTAGTCGGGCCCGAAGGTTATGGCTTTGAAGAAGTAAGGGAGTTGTTAAATAAATTGAAAAATAAAATTATTTATTTGCCATATATTGGTCAAGACGAAACGCCTTATTTATATTCTGGAGCTGTTTGTTTTGTGTTTCCAAGTTTTTATGAAGGATTTGGTTTGCCGATTTTAGAAGCCATGGCCTGTGGTTGTCCGGTAGTTGCTTCTAAGGTCGCCTCCATTCACGAAGTTGGCGGCGAAGCATTAGAATATTTTAATCCGCAAGAAATCGACGATATGGTAGGGACGATTAGGAAGATAGTTTATAATTCAGAGATTCGAGAACAAATGATTGCCAGGGGGCTAGCGCGGGTTAATAATTTTTCTTGGGCTAAATGTGCCCAAGAAACCCTTAGCGTTTTAAAAAATTTGTAATTTATGGTCCAGGTTAATTGGCCGATTGCCGGTCATAAAAAAATTGTAGAATTTTTACAAAAAAGCATTGCCAATAATCGATTGGCTCATGCTTATTTGTTTTATGGCTCACAAAATGTCGGAAAAGGTCTGGTGGCCTTAAATTTTATTTCGGAAATTTTAACTAAAAATTCAATCGGTCGTGATAAAAATTTAATTCAAGAACAAATTAGGCAAAAATCACATCCAGACGTTTTTTGGATAGAAAAGCTTGAAAATAAAAGGAATATCAGCATTGATCAAGTCAGGGATCTGAGGATAAACCTAAATTTAAGCCCCTTTTCAAATGGCCATAAAATTGTTATAATCAATAATGCCGAGGAGTTGAGTGAGGCGGCTGCCAACTCTTTTTTAAAAATCCTGGAAGAGACGCCGAGCAAAACGATAATCATTTTATTAGTAAATAATCTAAAAAGAATTTTGCCGACCATTACTTCGCGCTGTCAATTGATAAAATTTAATCCGGTTCCACTGGAAGAAATTAAAAAATTTTTGGTCAATAAACTAAAAGTTAAGGCCGGGGAAGCGGAGATACTGAGTCAATTGTCCTTCGGTCGTCCAGGATTAATCGTTGATTGGTTGGAGCAAAAAGAAAAATCAAAAGAATATCAGCAACAAATAAAATTTTTTATAAAAATTATTAATGGAACATTGCACGAAAAAATAAATTTTGTGTCGCAAATAGAAGATGTTCCGTTTTTTGCCTGGCAAATTATTTTAAGAGACATGCTTTTGTTTAAAAATAATTTACCCATCATTAATTCAGAGATAAAAATTTCTATTGAACGACTGATAGGGAAGTGGTCGGAAGAAAAAATTTACGCCGCAATTAAATCTCTTGAGCGAACAGAAAAATTATTTAGATTCAATATAAATAAGAAACTAGCTTTGGAGAATTTTTTTATTAATTTATAAACTCTATGAAAAACAAAATTATTTTTCTCGGATTAATTTCGTCTTTGCTTTTAATGGGAGCTGGTTGTAGTAAGGTGCAAGTTGTTTCTAATGATGGCGGTGTTTATAAATCTTTTGACAACGGCACCAGATGGGAACAGAAGGTCGCAGTTCTAAGTGTGGGTCAGCCCAAGAGCATTGCCACCATCAATGTGGCTAAATTAGTTTTTGATCCATCAGATGCCAATTTGCTTTATGCCGTATCTAGCGACGGTAGATTATTTACAACTCTTGATGCGGCTGAATCTTGGCAGGAGCTAACCAAAGTCCCAAAGGGAATTATAAATAGTATTGCTTTTAACCTACAAACTGGCGAAACAGTTTATTTGGCTATTGGCAATAAGATATATAAAAGTGACTGTTCTTGCCGTTCTTGGCAAAACGTTTATTTAGAAGCATTGCCGAATATTCAGGTAATGGCCTTGGCGGTTGATGGCGGTGATGTAAATAAAGTTTTAGCTGGCCTTTCTGATGGCCGAATCATTAAAAGTAGCGATGGAGGTAACAATTGGTCAACCTTTTATGACTTTAAAAACAAAATTGCCCAGATTATGTTTAGCCCCAATAGTACAGGGGTTATTTATGTGAACACAAATGGCGGTGGCTTATGGCGATCGACCGATGCCGGAAATAGCTGGCAAAATCTAGACCAAAATCTTAAGAGTTTTAGAGGCGGTCGAGACGTTAGTTTAATGGTTGCGGACGCGACTAGGCCGGATTCATTGGTTATTTCAAGTACTTATGGTCTTTTGCGCTCAAATGATGGCGGCCAGAGCTGGACCGATTATAAATTATTGTCTCAACCGGGCAAGGCCACTATTTCGGCCTTTGGTTTCAACCCCAAGAACCCCAATGAAATCTATTATACCACTAACAACACCCTATATCGGTCTTCAGACGGAGGAGCAAAGTGGCAAACCAAGCCCTTACCCAGCAAAAGGACTCCGACCGTACTTCTGGTTGACCCGAACAATCCACATGTCCTTTATTTAGGACTTGCCAGAATTGAAAAATAGTTCTAAACTAAAAATCCATTTATTATAATTAATTAACGCTGATTGATTTTTTAGAATTAATCGGCCCTAAAGAAATTCTTATGCCCAAAACAGCCAAAACCAAAATCGCCAACATTAAAAAAAGAGACGGACAACTCGTTGCTTTCGATCAAAGTAAAATTACCAATGCAATTTATCGTGCCGTGACCGCTGTCGAGGGCGAAGACGGAAAATTATCAAAAAAATTATCTAAACAAGTGGTAGAAATTCTAAATAGGCGCTTTAAGAAGACCATCCCCAGCGTCGAAGACATCCAAGATATTGTCGAAGAAGTTTTAATCTTATCTGATTTAGTCGAAATAGCTCGCGCTTATATTCTCTATCGTGAACAGCGCAGAAAAATTCGCGAAAGCAATCTAGCCACGCAAGAGACCGTCTCTTCAGTCGATCAATATTTAGAAGAATTAGATTGGGAGGTTCACGAAAATGCCAACATGGCTTATTCGCTACAGGGACTAAATCATTATGTAACGACTTCGGTCATCAAACAATATTGGTTGAATAAATTTTATCCAAAAGAAATTCGCGAAGCGGCTAAGGGTGGCGATTTTCACATCCACAACCTGGATTGTCTCGGACCGTATTGTATGGGTTGGGATTTATATGATTTTTTGGTTCGTGGTTTTGGCGGAGTTGTCGGCAAAATTGAAACTAAGCCGGCTAAACATTTAAGAACAGCCTTAGGACATTTAGTAAATTTATTTTATACACTACAAGGAGAATCAGCTGGTGCGCAAGCTGTTTCTTCATTTGATACTTTACTCGCGCCGTTCATTCGTTTTGATAATTTGGATTATAAGGGTATTAAACAGGCCGTGCAAGAGTTTCTGTTTAATTGTTCAGTGCCGACTCGAGTAGGTTTTCAGACTCCGTTTACTAATATCAGTTTAGACATTAAATCGCCATCAAATCTGGCTAATACGCCAGTAATTATTGGCGGAAAACCACAGAAAGAGACCTATGGTGAATTTCAGGAAGAAATGAATATGTTAAATAAGGCGCTTTTTGAATGTATGACCGAAGGGGATGCCAAGAAAAGGGTTTTTACTTTTCCCATCCCGACCATTAGTATTGGTAAGGACTTTAATTGGGAAGATCCGGCGCTCGATACGATGTGGGAGGCGACAGCCAAATATGGCATTAATTATTTCAGCAACTTTATTCAGTCAGATATGAAGCCAGAAGATGTGCGTAGTATGTGTTGCCGATTAAGACTTGATAAGCGAGAGTTATATAAAAGAGGCGGTGGTTTATTCGGCGCCAATCCTTTAACCGGCAGCATGGGGGTGGTAACATTAAATTTGCCGCGTATCGGGTATTTATCTAAAAATGAAAAAGAATTTTTTGCTCGTTTAAGTCATTTAATGGATTTAGCTAAAGAAAGTTTGGAAATAAAAAGAAAAGGATTGGAAGATTTAATAGAAAAAGGTTTATATCCTTATTCAAAGTTTTATTTATCCAGCATTAAAAAGGTCCGCGGTAGTTATTGGGCTAATCATTTTGCTACCATTGGTATTGTTGGGATGAATGAGGCCTTGCTAAATTTTGTTAAAATCAAAAAAGATATCACCACCAAAGAAGGCAAGGCGTTTGCCATTAAAGTGATGGATTTCATGAGAGATAAATTACTTCAGTATCAAGAAGAAACCAGCAATATCTATAATCTGGAAAGCACGCCGGCAGAAAGCACTTCGTATCGTTTGGCTGAAAAAGATAAATTAGCCTATCCGGATATTATTACTTCGGGCGAGAAAGTTCCTTATTATACCAACTCAACTCAATTGCCGGTTAATTTCAGCAATGATATTTTTACTTCACTGAAACTACAAGATGATTTGCAAACAAAATATACGGGTGGAACTGTCTTCCATATCTGGTTAGGAGAACGATTGCCGGACGGAAAAACTTGTAAAAAATTGGTTAAGAGAATTTTCGAAAATTTTAAACTACCTTATATTACCTTTACCCCCACCTTTAGTATTTGTCCTAAGCACGGTTATTTAAGCGGTGAGCATGAATTTTGTCCGATTTGTGACGAAGAAATTGGCTATAAAAAGTAAAGGGCTAATTAATAATTAATATTTATTTAACAAATATGAATAAATCCGAAAAATCAACCGAAAATTTATCCCGCACGCGTTGTGAAGTTTATTCTCGCGTGGTTGGCTATTTAAGGCCTGTTCAACAATGGAACAAAGGCAAGAAAGAGGAATTTCGACAAAGACAGACCTTTAAGGCTAAGATTTAATAATTTCAGATAATTTGAATTTTAAGATATGCCCGTTAAGGCTATAATTATTGGTTATCTTATTTTTGCTGTTTTAGCTGTTTTTTTATATTTTAATTGGCAGGCCATGGCGCCCAAAGCAAAAAACCTGGAGCCGCAAGCTTTTGTTTTAGAAAATGGACAGGGCGTAAAAGAAATCGCTGCGCAATTAAAAAATGCTGGTTTGATAAAAAATGATACCTTATTTAAAACGCTCGTGTTTTTAATGAATGCTAAAAATTCTTTCTGGCCAGGAAAATATTATTTAAGTCCGGATATGGACGTAATCAAGGTAATTAAAACCCTAACGGCCAGACAGGGACCAGACGAAGTGAGTGCTACAATTATTGAAGGATGGAGCAATAAAGAAATTGCCGCTTATTTAGAAAAACTAAACTTAGTTTCTCAGAAAGACTTCCTGGCAGCTTTGGCTAACGATCAGGATAAATTTAGAACCAGGTATTCTTGGTTAGATGACGTTCCGAAATCAATTAATTTAGAAGGATTCTTATTTCCCGACACTTATCGTTTTTATAAAGAGACAACAGCCGACGATATAATTGATAAAATGTTGGCTAATTTTGATCAAAAAATTACTCCCGACATAATTACCGCGATTAATAAAAACCATCGTACGTTATTTCAGACAATCACCATGGCCAGTTTGGTTGAGAAAGAAGCATCGGATGACGTAGAAAGAAGGTTAATCGCCGACGTTTTCTGGCGCCGGTTAGAAAACAAAATAGCCCTGCAATCTTGCGCTAGCGTTAATTATGTTTTAGGCGAAACCAAAAAAAGATTATCCATTGCCGATACGCAAACCAAGTCTCCCTATAATACTTATTTAAATCGGGGTTTGCCGCCCGGGCCGATCGACAATCCAGGCCTGTCTTCAATTAAAGCGGCTGTTTATCCACTATCCAATGATTATTGGTTTTTTTTGGCAGCGGATAATGGTAAAACTATTTTTAGTAAAACACTGGAAGAGCACAATCAAAATAAAAAAGTATATTTAAAATAATGAAAAATAAATTATCAAAAATAAAATTCATTGTTTTTGGCCTTAGTATAATCGCGGCTAGTTTTAATTTTTCCAATTTTAATTTAAAAGCCCAGGCCCCGTCTCTAAATTATGCCCCTGACGAATTACTAATTAAATTAAAGAAACAAGATACTATTTATAAAGTTCATTATTCCGGCGCTGTTGATATTTTGGCGCAGCAAAAATCAGTTGCCCAAATGTCCGATGTTGAAGCAGTTGAATTAAATTATTATTTTATTTCGGCTTATATTCCCAGTGATACCTATTTTTCCGAAGAGTGGTATTTAAACAAAATTCAAGCGCCGCAAGCTTGGGATATTGTTCGCGGTGGATTTGAAGATGTGACTATTGCCGTTTTAGATACAGGAGTAGATATTGATAACCCTGACTTAAAAGATAATATTTGGGTTAATAAAAAAGAAATACCCGGTAACGGGATTGATGATGATAAAAATGGTTACGTGGATGATTATTATGGCTGGGATTTCGTAAAAAACACCTCCGATCCGCGACCTAAGTTTGAAGACATTTTTACCGCTGGTGCGATTAATCATGGAACTATTGTGGCCGGAACTGCGGCGGCTATGGGTGATAACGGGCAAGGAGTTGCCGGTATAACCTGGAAATCTAAAATTATGCCTTTAAGAGTTTTAAACGGTCAAGGAGTTGGCTCTATTGATGCGGTTATTGCCGCGGTTAATTATGCTAAGAATAGTGGAGCTAAGATAATTAATCTAAGTTTTGTCGGGACGAGCCCAAGTGATTTTTTAGCTCAGGCACTTAAACAAGCCTGGAGAGAGGGGGTGTTTATTGTCGCGGCCGCTGGAAACGAAGCAACGGGCCAAACTGAAAATCTAAACAATGTTCCCTCATATCCGGTTTGTTTAGACGCCAACGATACAGATAATTACATTATCGGCGTGGGAGCTACTGATCAGTTTGATCGTAAGGCTAGTTTTTCCAATTATGGTTCGAATTGCGTTGACATCATGGCGCCGGGCAGTAGAATTTTTAGTACTTTGGCTTATAATCCTAATTTGCCAGATTATAAAGATCGTTTTGGTGGTTATTGGTCTGGGACTTCAGTGGCCACTCCGCTGGTTTCTGGTGCGGCGGCTTTAATTAAATCACTTAATCCCTTGTTAACCAATCAGCAAGTCAGGGATATTATTTTAACGCAAGCAGATGATATTTCTTATATTAATCCCGATTATGGAAACGGCTTGGGTCGCGGACGATTAAATCTTTACCGCGCCGTTGATTACGAGTATTCGCAATTAGCCGAAGCGCCGCAAACTAGATATATTGTGACAGCCGCTGGCCCGGGTGGCGGGCCCCATGTTCGCGTTATGAAATCCAATGGCTTGCCTGTTAGCGGATTTATGGCTTATGATTCCAAATTTCGCGGTGGCGTGAAGATAGCTACTGGTGACGTTGATGGCGATAATCAAGAAGAAATTATAACTGTGCCTGCCACTTTGGGTTCGGCCCAAGTAAAAATATTCGACATTAACGGTAACATAAAGGGCAGTTTTTTGGCGATTAAAAATTATAATAAAGGATTAAATTTGGCAAGTTGTGATTTAGATGGCGATCAGCTTTTTGAAATAATCGCTAGTCCGAACGGTCGTGCCGATCCGTATATTTATATCTTCAATGGTCAGGGCCGATTACAATTAAAATTTTTAGCTTATAGCCCCAGGATTTTCCGAGGAGAAGTAAGGGTTGGCTGCGGCGATGTCGATGGTGATGGAGAAAGCGAAATCGTTACCGCCTTGGGTTCCGGCGGTTCGCCGCAAATAAAAATTTTTAGCCCCACCGGACAACTTAAAGTCCAGTGGTATGCCTTTTTGCAAAAGTTTACCGGTGGAGTTAATGTGGCCGTGGGAGATGTTAATGGTGATGGTCGAGCGGAAATAGTCACGAGCATTGCCTCCAAGGCCAGTCCTTATATTAGGGTTTTTGATTACTTCGGTTTTTTACAAACTCAGTTTTTAGCTTATGACGCGAACAATTTTTACGGCGTAACTTTGGCGGTTAATGATTTAAACGAGGACAATGTTTCAGAAATAATCACTGGCGTAGGCAAGGGATCTCAGCCACACGTAAGATTATTTGATTATTTAGGCGTCAGTCAAGGCGGATTTTTTGCTTATGACAAAAAGTTTTTGGGCGGCATATTTTTGGCGACCATTAAAGGAAAATGATGTTTAAAAATTTATACAACTCGGCGGTTAGCAGGGTAAGGAATAATTTTTGGTTCGAAAAATATCCATGGACAAAGCAGTTTATTAAATTTTCTATCGCTGGCGGAGTTTGCGCGATTATAGACTTTTTAGTCTATATAATTTTAACCAGACTTTCTCCCTTTTGGGCTCAACGTGCAGGTTGGGCTAATTTTTTGGCGATTTCCTTGGCTTCGACTGTTAATTTCGTTTGGAATAAGAAGTGGACCTTTCATAGCAATCAACCGAATCTACTTGCGCAATATATAAAATTTTGGGTAGTAGTTATTTTAGGCATAGTCGTTTATCAGTGGATTTTTGTTTTTTCAATTAAACAATTCCATTTTTTCGATCTTTTAGGAAAGGCTATCGCGGCCGCTATCGTCTGGATTTTAAGATTTATATTTAATAAATTTTGGAGTTTTAAGTAATTTATATGATTCAAGGAGTTCAATTAAAAAAAATTAACGCCAATTTCGATGATCGGGGTTTTTTGTGTGAAGTTTTTAAAGATTCAGAGATTAGCCCCAACCAGATCAAGCAGACTACTTATACGGAAACTTTGCCCGGAGTTATCAAGGCTTTTCATTGGCACAAAAAACAACGGGACTACTGGTTTGTAGCGGGAGGCTTAGCCCAGGTTGTTTTATATGATTTACGTCAAGATTCTTCGACTAAAGGGCAAATAGATGTTTTTTACTTGGGCGAGAAAAATTTAGCCCTATTAATTATTCCGCCAGGAGTGGCGCATGGTTACCGAGTTTTGGGCAATAAACCGGCTTGCTTATTTTATCATACCAGCGAAGTATATAATCCTCAGCAGCCGGACGAAGAAAGAATATCTTTTGATGATCCACAAATTAATTTTAATTGGCAGACAAAAAATCGTTAATTTATGAAAATTTTAATCCTTGGAGCCAAGGGGCTTTTAGGTCACGACCTAATGGCCGTGTTTAAAAATTATCGGCCGATTGGCTACGATATTGAAAATATTAATTTGATCCAGCGGAATAAAATATTCGAAGAAATAAGCCGCTTAAAACCAGACTTAGTCTTGAATGCCGCTGGCTATACTGACGTTGATTGCGCCGAAAAAGAGTTAAACATGGCAAAATTAATTAATGGTATTGCTGTTGATTATCTTGCCGAAATATGTTCCAAGCTTAATATCATTTTAGTTCATTTTAGTACCGATTACGTATTTTCTGGGCGGCAAAAAACCGGTTATTTAGAAAAATATTTTGATCATCAGCCGGTTAATGCTTATGGCCGTTCCAAATTGCTTGGAGAAGTTGCCATTAAAAAATGGGCCAACAAAGGATTAAAATATTATTTAGTTAGAAGTGCTTGGCTCTTCGGTCCGTTTAGTCATTCTCATCAGCATAAAAATTTTGTTGATACTATTTTAAGGTTAGCTAAAGAAAAAGACGAAATTAAGGTGGTTAATGATCAATTTGGCTGCCCGACTTATAGTTTAGACTTAGCAAAGGCAGTCGAGAGGTTAATCATAGAAAAACACCCTTTCGGTATTTATCATTTAATCAATGATGGATTTGCCAGCTGGTGCGATTTTGCCAAAAAAATAGTCCAAATCGCCGAAGAAAAAACAAAGATCATTCCTTGCTCAAGTAAAGAATATCCGCGCCCAGCCAAGCGACCAAAATATTCGATTTTACTCAACACCAAATGCTTCAAATTAAGAAAATGGGAGGAAGCCCTAAAAGACTATTTAAAAATTAAAAATACTATCTTATGAAGGGAATTATTTTGGCCGGAGGCAATGGCACCAGGATGTTGCCATGTACCCGAATTACCAATAAACATTGTTTGCCGGTTTATGATAAACCGATGATCTATCATCCGCTTGAAACCTTGACCAAGGCCGGCATTAAAGAAGTAATGATTGTCACGGGTGGTAATAATCCCGGCGATTTTTTAAAGCTTTTAGAAAACGGTAAGGAGTTTGGTTTAAAAGAAATCCGTTATGCATATCAAGAGGGCGCTGGCGGGATTGCCGAAGCCTTAGGCCTAGCTGAAAATTTTGCTAAGGGAGACGGAGTGGTGGTTATTTTGGGCGATAATATATTCGAAGACGATATAGCGCCGTATGTTAAAAAATTTATAAATCAAGTCAGGGGTGGCAAGGTTTTTTTAAAAGAAGTAAGCGACCCAGAAAGATTTGGTGTAGCTGATATAAAAGGCGACAAGATTACTGATATCGAAGAAAAACCCAAAAATCCAAAATCAAATTACGCGGTTACTGGTTTATACATGTATGACAGCCAAGTTTGGGATTTAATTAAAAAATTAAAACCCTCCGGAAGGGGAGAGTTAGAGATAACCGACGTTAATAATTTTTATATCAGAAACAATTCTTTGACTTATGAGATTGTAAAAGGATTTTGGTCAGATGCTGGAACGTTTGATTCATTATTGCGAGCTGCTAATTTTTTGGCCGGTAAAAACAAAAATTAAGGACATTGAAATTATTGCAATTTTAATCGCCAAATTCCTGATTGTTCGCCAATTTTTCCCAAAACATAAACCAAGTTTGGATTAGCGTTGTTCCAGATGGTTTGTAGGTTATCAAAACGGAATAGGTTGTATATATTTCGAGAATCTCGGCCGTCCAATTCTATAGCCATCAAATTGTTGTTTTTATCGGCGTTCAGAATGTAATTATTGCCAGTTCGCCAAAGAACTTGATTGACTTGATTACTACTGCGATTAATTAAGTCATTTTTTATTTGCCACAGATCATTTTTTTTATTAATGGCGTAAAGAGAAATTTCAAAATCATTATAAGCTAGAATATTTTTAGCTTCTGGCTGGACAATAATTTTTTTTGCTGGATTCCTGGCAATAATATAATTTGTTTTTTGCGATGGATCTATAATGAAAAATTCTTGATTAGCAGTTAAAATCATCAAATCGTCATTTAGTTGTTGGGGGTTAATCGCAAATAAATAATTAGGCAGAGATAAGCTGTAGACAATTGATTGTTTGGTATATTTTTCGGCAGAAATTGCTAAATTTATTTTATCGAGATAAATGTCACCATCTATTTTTTTAATTAAAAATATCGCATCTTTACCAATAAACCAATCTTTAAGCTGCGACCTAGTGGGCGATATGTTTGCCAAATCGAAAAATAAATTTACTTTTTGTGTATTCGGATCAAGGGCGTATATTTTTTTGTTTGATTGAACATAAAAAATATTATTAAAGAGCGATATCTTTTGTGGCGATGAAACTAAATTATTGATTAAAATAGTTTTAGTGGCGTCATCAAGATTAATTAAATAAAGACCGGTATCAGATTTAACCGCCAAATAATTGTTATTTTTTTCTAGAGACGAAACCTTTCCTTTTATTTTTGTAATTAATTCAGCCGCGGGCTTAGGCTGTTCTGGTCTGATGATTTTTATTTCAGAAATTTTGGCGCCGGCATCATATATAGAATAAAAAATCTGTTTTCCATTATCGGTTGGCAGTAAATATGATATTTTTTCAGCTAAAACTAATTCCGGAGAAATATCTTGCAAGAACAAATATATTCTTCCGGTATTAGTCGTTTGTTCTGGTAAAATCTCGAGACTTTTTTGCCATAAACGATAGCCATCTTTTTGTACAACCAAGTTATACTTATTAGGAATAAGGTTAGAGACGGCTGTCGGTGTAGTGCCGCTGACCTTTGCTAGTCCAAGCATTTTCTTGTGGATAAATATTTTTTGATACCAGGGCTCAACCGGAGATTGATCGTTGATTAAAATCGTAGCATCGCGAGGCGTAGAGTCGACATAAAAATTACCGGTTTTACTTAAGCGTTTATTTTGCCAATCATAACGATAGCCTTCGCCGTAAAGAATCAGGGCTGGTCCGCTGATGACAAAAATTATAACTAGTGGTATAATTATTAATAATCTGTAACGAAAACTCATATGGCTCAATTTATTATTAATGGCGGTCAACATCTTAAGGGTGAAATAGAGGTGATGGGCATGAAAAATGCCGCAACGCCGATTTTAGCCGCCACGCTTTTAACCAAACAAACTTGTATCTTAAAAAATATTCCCAACATCTCCGACGTGAGAGTGGTGATTGATATTTTAAAAAGTCTAGGTTCACGAATAGAGGCTATTGGCGAACATGCCTTTAAAATAGATAATTCGCAAATTAACCCCCAACAATTAGATGAAAAATCCGTTCGCCATATTCGCTCTTCGGTTCTTTTTATGGGGCCGCTGTTGGCGCGATTTGGTCAAGTGGAATTGCCCGAGCCGGGCGGATGTATTATTGGTAACCGGCCGCTTGATACTCACTTGTATGCCTTAGAACACCTTGGGGCGCAAATCGCGAAAAAAGATCGTTTTTATGGTTTAAGTGCTAAGCATCTTAAGGGCGCAGTAATTATTCTACCAGAATTTTCAGTTACGGCAACAGAAAATCTGTTAATGGCCGCCACGTTGGCCGAGGGTCGCACGATTATTAAATTAGCGGCGGCCGAACCGCATGTC includes:
- a CDS encoding glycosyltransferase family 1 protein, whose amino-acid sequence is MLIGIDASRANRAHKTGVEWYSFYLIQELKKIPVKAGDTFVLYGSGELKGELSNLPGHWYAKILKWPLKYFWTQIRLSWEMMFNPPDVLFVPSHALPIFCRAKTVITLHDLGFERFPKAYSFCQKNYLKFVYKWAVKRANKIIVPSEFTRQELINLYKAEENKIEKIYLAYQPETFRLISDQEKAESVLIKYKIKKPYLLYIGRLEKKKNTLGLLKAWQEISRADNNLNLVLVGPEGYGFEEVRELLNKLKNKIIYLPYIGQDETPYLYSGAVCFVFPSFYEGFGLPILEAMACGCPVVASKVASIHEVGGEALEYFNPQEIDDMVGTIRKIVYNSEIREQMIARGLARVNNFSWAKCAQETLSVLKNL
- a CDS encoding YCF48-related protein — protein: MKNKIIFLGLISSLLLMGAGCSKVQVVSNDGGVYKSFDNGTRWEQKVAVLSVGQPKSIATINVAKLVFDPSDANLLYAVSSDGRLFTTLDAAESWQELTKVPKGIINSIAFNLQTGETVYLAIGNKIYKSDCSCRSWQNVYLEALPNIQVMALAVDGGDVNKVLAGLSDGRIIKSSDGGNNWSTFYDFKNKIAQIMFSPNSTGVIYVNTNGGGLWRSTDAGNSWQNLDQNLKSFRGGRDVSLMVADATRPDSLVISSTYGLLRSNDGGQSWTDYKLLSQPGKATISAFGFNPKNPNEIYYTTNNTLYRSSDGGAKWQTKPLPSKRTPTVLLVDPNNPHVLYLGLARIEK
- a CDS encoding ribonucleoside triphosphate reductase, with the translated sequence MPKTAKTKIANIKKRDGQLVAFDQSKITNAIYRAVTAVEGEDGKLSKKLSKQVVEILNRRFKKTIPSVEDIQDIVEEVLILSDLVEIARAYILYREQRRKIRESNLATQETVSSVDQYLEELDWEVHENANMAYSLQGLNHYVTTSVIKQYWLNKFYPKEIREAAKGGDFHIHNLDCLGPYCMGWDLYDFLVRGFGGVVGKIETKPAKHLRTALGHLVNLFYTLQGESAGAQAVSSFDTLLAPFIRFDNLDYKGIKQAVQEFLFNCSVPTRVGFQTPFTNISLDIKSPSNLANTPVIIGGKPQKETYGEFQEEMNMLNKALFECMTEGDAKKRVFTFPIPTISIGKDFNWEDPALDTMWEATAKYGINYFSNFIQSDMKPEDVRSMCCRLRLDKRELYKRGGGLFGANPLTGSMGVVTLNLPRIGYLSKNEKEFFARLSHLMDLAKESLEIKRKGLEDLIEKGLYPYSKFYLSSIKKVRGSYWANHFATIGIVGMNEALLNFVKIKKDITTKEGKAFAIKVMDFMRDKLLQYQEETSNIYNLESTPAESTSYRLAEKDKLAYPDIITSGEKVPYYTNSTQLPVNFSNDIFTSLKLQDDLQTKYTGGTVFHIWLGERLPDGKTCKKLVKRIFENFKLPYITFTPTFSICPKHGYLSGEHEFCPICDEEIGYKK
- a CDS encoding anaerobic ribonucleoside-triphosphate reductase, which codes for MNKSEKSTENLSRTRCEVYSRVVGYLRPVQQWNKGKKEEFRQRQTFKAKI
- the mltG gene encoding endolytic transglycosylase MltG; the encoded protein is MPVKAIIIGYLIFAVLAVFLYFNWQAMAPKAKNLEPQAFVLENGQGVKEIAAQLKNAGLIKNDTLFKTLVFLMNAKNSFWPGKYYLSPDMDVIKVIKTLTARQGPDEVSATIIEGWSNKEIAAYLEKLNLVSQKDFLAALANDQDKFRTRYSWLDDVPKSINLEGFLFPDTYRFYKETTADDIIDKMLANFDQKITPDIITAINKNHRTLFQTITMASLVEKEASDDVERRLIADVFWRRLENKIALQSCASVNYVLGETKKRLSIADTQTKSPYNTYLNRGLPPGPIDNPGLSSIKAAVYPLSNDYWFFLAADNGKTIFSKTLEEHNQNKKVYLK